ATCATCGGCCGTGCACTTGTAGGGCTTTCCGGCCTCGTCGATGCGCTCGGGGATGTGGGTGGCTCCGAGGCAGGAGAGCGACTTGATGTCGCCGAAGAGGTTCTGGATGACGTATTGCCAGTGGCAGAGCATGTCGACGATGATGCCGCCGTCGTCCTCCTTGCGGTAGTTCCACGAGGGGCGCTGGAGCTTGTCGTGCTCGCCGGTGAAGACCCAGTAGCCGAACTCGCCACGGACGGAGAGGATTTTACCAAAGAAGCCGGTGTCGATGAGGTGCTGGAGCTTGAGCAGGCCGGGGAGCCAGAGCTTGTCCTGGACGACGCCGTTCTTGACCCCGGCCTTCTCGGCTTCCAGGGCAAGGGCCATCGCTTCTTTCGAGGTGGTGGCGGTGGGTTTCTCGCAATAAATGTGCTTCTTGGCCGCGATGGCCTTGCGCACGCCGATGGGGCGCTGGCCGGTCAGGGTGGCGTCGAAGTAGACCTGGTTGTACGGGTCCTTCAGGCAGGCGTCGAGGTCCGTGCTGGTGCGCTCGATGCCGTGGGCCGAGGCGAGGGCCTTGAGTTTTTCCGCGCTGCGGCCGACGAGGATGGGGTCGGGCAGGATGGTTTCGCCCGGACCGACCTTGATGCCCCCCTGCTTGCGGATGGCGACGATGGAGCGGATGAGGTGCTGGTTGGTGCCCATGCGTCCGGTGACGCCGTTCATGATGATGCCGATTTTGTGTTCTTTCATAAGGGGATGTTTGCCGCAAAGAGGCGCAAAATTCGCAAAACTAGGAAAATGACGGGCCTGCTTCGCTAAGGATGTATTTTTTGATTTGGAGTTTGGAGGAACCGAAATTGATCAGGAGACCGTGTTCGATACGGGACGAACGCAGGTAACCGAGGATTTGGGCGGTGTGATCTTCCGCGAGTACATTACAGGCTTTGATTTCCACGATGAGCCTGTTGTCGACGAACAAGTCGGCAAAATAATCCCCCAAGAGCGTGCCGTCTTCATCACGCACATGAAGCGGATGCTGTTGTTCCGCGGGAATGTTCAATTTCATCAACCGGTTCATCAAAGCGTTTTCGTAAATTTTTTCGAGGTGGCCGTGGCGGTGATACTTGTGGATGGCAAAGGAGGTTTCACGGATGGTGTCGCAAAGCTCAAAAATGGATGGGTTATTCATGACCCAAACACCTAACTGATCTTTAAGAATATCTCAACCCGATTCCTTTTATAAGTTATGTGATTCTTGTGCCTCTTTGTGGCCAAAATCAAGCCACCGGCTTCGCGGTGCATTGGGGTTGGGCCCCCTCGGGCAGGGCCGGGACGTCGATCCCCGCCTTGGGCAGGGTGCCTTCGAGTTCCTGGCGCCAATGGGCCACATCGCCGGCCGGGCCGTAGACGTAGATCATGCGCAGCGGGGTGTCGCCAATGTTGGTCAACTGGTGGAAGACGCCGCTGGGGATGTAGGCCGCCTGGCCGGAGTGGAGGACGGTGCGCTCGGAACCGAGGCACATCTCGGCCTTGCCCTCGACGATGAAATAAATTTCCTCTTGTTCCTGATTGTGCCAGGGGACCTGGCCGCCGTTGGGCTCGAGGGTGACGTTGCCCATGGCAAAGTTGGTCGCCTGGATGGGGGACAGTCCCCCGACGAGATTCTGGGTGCGGCGGCGGGCAGGATAAGTGCGGCCCGCGATCTGGGAGAGGTCGGCGATGATCATCAGATTTTTCCGAAGAAGGTGAGGTAGGGTTGGTTTTCGGCGAGGCGGAGGAGGTAAAGGGCGAGTTCGCGCAGGTGGTAGTCGCCCCACATGGCGGCTTCACCGCTGGGGACTTTGCGGCCGGCGGGGATGTGGTCCCAACCATTCGGACGGTGGTAGACGGTGTGGAGCAGCAAGCCCTCGTGGTTGGGATCGGTGGAAAGATAGGGTTCGGCAAAGAGGCTCCGGGCGGTGGTGAGTCCGGCGGCCATGTATCTCTTGGCGGATTCGGCATCCCCTTTCTTTTCCAGGTAACGTCCGAGTCGGAGCAGGCCCTGGGCGGCGATGGCGGCGGCGGAACTGTCGACGGGCTCGTGGTCGTTGAAGGGATCGGCAGGACGGTCGAGGTAGTTGCCGAGGTGGACCAGCCCGGGGGCACCGGTGTCCCAGTAGGGGATGCCGTCGACGGGGGTTTCGCGGAGGTAGAAGTCGGCCGTGATGCGGGCCACTTCCAGGAAACGGTCGAGGATCTTCTGTTTCCCACCGACGGCGGTGAATTCGGATTCCGGCAGCAACTCCAAGTATTCCAATTCTTCGGGGTAGCCACAGAGAATCCAGGCATGGCCGCGGGTCCAGGTGGTGAAGGGCGAGTAGCCCTGCTGGCTGGAGGGACAGCGGAAAGCACCGTCGGTCACGTTGAAGACGGCCTCGTGGACGACGCGGCCAGGGACGTCGTAGGCGTCGCGGCCCTTGCCGAAGAAAACGATGTAACGGGCCGTGGTTTCGGCGTGCTGGAGGGCGCGGTGGAGGAGGTTGATCTTCTGGTCGTTCTCGCCCATCAACCGGTGGCCGAGGCTGTGGGCCAGGACCAGGGCACGGAGGGAACGGATGGTGTCGGCGAAGAGCGACTGAGGGCCGTTGAAGGAACGGATGTAGCCGAGTTCGGCGTTGAGCTGGGTCCAGCGCGAGGCCTGGACCGCGCCGCTGGCCTTGAGGGCGAGGTCGTAGAAATGGCCTTCCCATGCGTTGGCAGGCAGGCGGCCTTCCTGCAGGAGGCGGCGGAGATTGCCGTAGGTGCTGACGTTGTTGAAGCCGTGGTCGTGGACGCCGACATGGGTGACGTGGCCGGCCATGCGACGGAGCGTGCCCTCGCGGCCGATCTGGAGCATCGACTCGTCACCGGTGGCATCGAATTGGAGGATGGCGGCGCCGTATTGGAAGCCCTCGGTCCATTCGGTCCACCCACGGGAGGTGTAACGTCCGGCGACGGTGAAGACGGGGGTGCCGTCGGATTCGCTCCAGCGTTTTTGCAGGGAAGCGATCTTGGGGGCGGAGGCCTCGAAGACCCGGCGGGCGCCGGAGACGAGGTCCTTCGGGGTCAGGGAGGAGTCGGAGTGAAGCATGACGGATTTACGATTTGAGATTTAAGATTTAAGATTGGGTAAATTGATCGGGGGAATGACGGCCTTGATTAGAGCCTTCTGAGGTGGAAGCCACCGTCGAGGTAGATGACGTCGCCGGTGCTGAAAGGGAAATCGCCGCGGCAGATGGCCCGGCAGGCCAGGCCGACGTCTTCCGGGGTGCCCCAGCGCTTTTGCGGCACCAGGCCACCACCGATGAGGGCGTCGTATTTTTCCTTCACGCCCGAAGTCATGTCGGTGGCCATGATTCCGGGGCGCAGTTCGAGGACCTGAACTCCCTCATCGGCCAGCCGGGTGGCCCAGAGCTGCGCCGCCATGGCCAGGCCGGCCTTGGAAATGCAATACTCCCCGCGGTTGACCGAAGCGGTGTCGGCGGAGATGGAGGTGACAAAGATGAGTTTGTAGCCCCCGGCGAGGGCGGATTCCCCCTTGTGGGCCAACCAGTGCCGGGCGGCATGCTGGCTGAGGAAGTAGGGACCTTTCAGATTGACGGAAAGGACCTCGTCGAAGATCTCCTCTTTGGCATCGGGCAGGTCGGCGCGCTCGCGGGGGGCGATGCCGGCGTTGTTGATCAGGGCGTCGAGGCGTCCGAGCTGCTTGAGGGTTTCGCCGACGAGGGCGGCGCGGTCTTCGGCGGAGGACAACTGGGCGGGCAGGGCGATGAAGCGCTGGGCCGGCTCCTTGGCCAAAGCGCGGCAAGCGGCGATGGTTTCATCGGCGGCAGCACGATTGGAAGCGTAATGGATGACGAGGTCGTAGCCCTCGGGGGCAAGGGTCAGGGCGACACCCCGGCCAAGGCCGCGACTGGAGCCGGTGATCAAAACAACGGGGCGGGTCATGGGAGGAATATGCCACTTTCGTCTTTCAAGCGCATCTGAGAAAGTCGCCTTTTTTAGCACAAAATCGACTTTATTGATTGATGCTGGGTGATACGCTGAAGGCCATGGGGAAGGAACCCCACCTTTCCCGGCCTGGGACTTTGACCGATGCGTGGATTCCGACCCTTACTTTTTTCCCAGCTCGACGCCTCTGCCGGAGGGGTGCGGTTGTTGCGTCTTTCGGTGAACCGCCATCTTCCCGCCCACCAGGAAGTGGAAGCGCACCGGCACCGGCATGCCCAGGCCCTGCTCTACCTGACGGG
This window of the Candidatus Methylacidiphilales bacterium genome carries:
- a CDS encoding Gfo/Idh/MocA family oxidoreductase, translating into MKEHKIGIIMNGVTGRMGTNQHLIRSIVAIRKQGGIKVGPGETILPDPILVGRSAEKLKALASAHGIERTSTDLDACLKDPYNQVYFDATLTGQRPIGVRKAIAAKKHIYCEKPTATTSKEAMALALEAEKAGVKNGVVQDKLWLPGLLKLQHLIDTGFFGKILSVRGEFGYWVFTGEHDKLQRPSWNYRKEDDGGIIVDMLCHWQYVIQNLFGDIKSLSCLGATHIPERIDEAGKPYKCTADDSAYATFELQNGVICHFNSSWTVRVRRDDLLTLQVDGTHGSAVAGLRDCVIQHGSMTPRCVWNPDIDSPIKFMDGWVTAPTKDTFDNAFKVQWELFLRHVVLDEPFRWSLREGAKGVQLAELGLQSWAERRWLDVPKLG
- a CDS encoding GxxExxY protein, which translates into the protein MNNPSIFELCDTIRETSFAIHKYHRHGHLEKIYENALMNRLMKLNIPAEQQHPLHVRDEDGTLLGDYFADLFVDNRLIVEIKACNVLAEDHTAQILGYLRSSRIEHGLLINFGSSKLQIKKYILSEAGPSFS
- a CDS encoding cupin domain-containing protein → MIIADLSQIAGRTYPARRRTQNLVGGLSPIQATNFAMGNVTLEPNGGQVPWHNQEQEEIYFIVEGKAEMCLGSERTVLHSGQAAYIPSGVFHQLTNIGDTPLRMIYVYGPAGDVAHWRQELEGTLPKAGIDVPALPEGAQPQCTAKPVA
- a CDS encoding 3-ketoacyl-ACP reductase translates to MTRPVVLITGSSRGLGRGVALTLAPEGYDLVIHYASNRAAADETIAACRALAKEPAQRFIALPAQLSSAEDRAALVGETLKQLGRLDALINNAGIAPRERADLPDAKEEIFDEVLSVNLKGPYFLSQHAARHWLAHKGESALAGGYKLIFVTSISADTASVNRGEYCISKAGLAMAAQLWATRLADEGVQVLELRPGIMATDMTSGVKEKYDALIGGGLVPQKRWGTPEDVGLACRAICRGDFPFSTGDVIYLDGGFHLRRL